TCTTCAGCCTGATTGGCCTATACTCAAAGGGATCTGCAAAGGGATTTGCAGCAGCTCCGAGAAAGAGCCTTGGTTCTCCACCCTTTATCTCCTCACCGCACTGGAAGCGCTTTTCATCACGCATTGCCTTTACCATTTGAAGGAGCTGGATGGAGTCCATGTCAAAGACCCCTTTGGACTGGGGATGATTACCAAACTTTTGATGGTCTCCTGTAAGACACAGAAGGTTTCTAATCCCAAGGGCGTGTGCGCCAAGGATGTCGGCCTGCATTCCAATCCTGTTTCTGTCTCGACAGGTCATCTGCATCACAGGCTCAACTCCCTCGGATAAGGCAATGAGCCCAGCAGTCAAGCTCGACATCCTCACTATTGCAGTCTGACAATCGGTTATGTTTACAGCGTCAACAAAGCCCTTTAGGATCTTTGCCTTTTTTCTAACTACTTCTCTGTTCCCACTCTTTGGGGGACCAAGCTCTCCTGTGACTGCAAACTGCCCGCTTTTTAAGACTGTCTCTAAATTGCTTCCAGCTATCACGGCAATAAATCCTCCCTAATTCTGTGGCGTGGGCCCCCATGACCCGCTGTTGTCCAATCCCTTATGGGCATGATTTCTTCGAGCGATGAATCTTCGCCAAATCCCTTGAGTTTTTCATAGATCATATGCCACACACAGTTCACATTAGGATCTATCTCACACAATCCTCCCTGAGAACCACCGCATGGGCCATTAGACAGGCTCTTTGCACACCTTGCTACAGGGCACAGGCCGCCAGTTAGATGAAGCACACATGACCCACACCCTGCACACATTTCCTTCCATTCTCCACTAGAAAGGTTGGCCCCATAAAAACTGGTGTCTAGTGCTGGTTTAACTTTTACTCCCGGGCACCTGTCTGCTATAAAATTGACACCGACTCCACAGGCCATTGACAGCACGCAGTCATAGCCTTTACCGGTCTCCTTAAGGGGCTCCAGGTACTCTGGATCACACTGCCGCACGAATGTCTCCTCCACCACCTCAATCTCTTCACCTCTGCGCTTCTTCCCAAGCCTTATGGCAGAGGCAAGGGTCTTGACCTCCTTATCGCCACCTGCCGAACACACTGCAACGCACCCCCTGCAGCCAAGGACCAACACCTTCTTTGCCCCTTCGAGCATATCTAGGATCTCTTGTAGGGGTTTTTGTGAAGCAATAATCATATCTATGCGCTCCTTTTTGTCGTCCTTTTCTCCATCTCTTTTATGGCCTCTACGACATCTGCCGTGGAACCTCGATCTGCAAAAAACATCTCAACAAGCTGTGGGTCCATCCCCAGCTCTTCAATAAGACTCTTTGCGTACTTCACCCTTTTCGAGGCCCTGAGGCTCCCTGTCTTGTTGTGACAAGTCTCCATCTTACACCCTGCCACGAAAACGGCCTCGGCCCCATCGCTGAAGGCGTCTAAGAGCTCTGAAACTTGAAGGCGTCCTGTACAGGGAAGGCGCCTTATTATCACCCCTTCCCCAATTACGCCCTCTTTTTCAAGGACATCAACTGGGACCTGGGCAGTATAGTTACAGCAAAAACCTACTATCCTTGCCATACTTACCTCTCTTGCGTTTGAGCGGCCTCTAACGATGG
The Dissulfuribacter thermophilus genome window above contains:
- a CDS encoding methylenetetrahydrofolate reductase C-terminal domain-containing protein, yielding MIIASQKPLQEILDMLEGAKKVLVLGCRGCVAVCSAGGDKEVKTLASAIRLGKKRRGEEIEVVEETFVRQCDPEYLEPLKETGKGYDCVLSMACGVGVNFIADRCPGVKVKPALDTSFYGANLSSGEWKEMCAGCGSCVLHLTGGLCPVARCAKSLSNGPCGGSQGGLCEIDPNVNCVWHMIYEKLKGFGEDSSLEEIMPIRDWTTAGHGGPRHRIREDLLP
- a CDS encoding hydrogenase iron-sulfur subunit, with amino-acid sequence MARIVGFCCNYTAQVPVDVLEKEGVIGEGVIIRRLPCTGRLQVSELLDAFSDGAEAVFVAGCKMETCHNKTGSLRASKRVKYAKSLIEELGMDPQLVEMFFADRGSTADVVEAIKEMEKRTTKRSA